A genomic segment from Candidatus Brocadia sinica JPN1 encodes:
- the murG gene encoding undecaprenyldiphospho-muramoylpentapeptide beta-N-acetylglucosaminyltransferase, with protein MKVIFAGGGTGGHLMVGLSTAEEICSRFHEAEIIFLGTGKKFEKRCVEQKGFQYQQLRAKKWGKSYKYIFTFIGTMLASIVESLFVMRKFNPDIVVGLGGYVSVAPIVAAKLLGIPSVLLEQNVIPGKANRFLARWVDEVYCHWRGPIKWFNKAKVVRVTGTPIRKDILFSKRSRSAEKFGLSSSKKTILIMGGSQGAQAINEVIVKSLPKLETLSDDLQIIHCTGDYGYEAAKAAYAQTKIDAFVCSFLDDMGAAFSMTDIIVCRAGATTIAEITAIGIPAILIPYPHATDNHQYWNAMELVSNGGGYLVQQLDLTPEKIAELVTDLFYNKEKYDRMKMFNRGMGIPNASVNVVDNICRVIGLKSTQFALIVG; from the coding sequence ATGAAAGTAATTTTTGCAGGAGGTGGTACTGGTGGACATCTAATGGTTGGGCTGAGTACGGCAGAAGAAATTTGTTCCAGATTTCATGAGGCAGAAATTATTTTTTTGGGGACGGGCAAAAAATTTGAAAAGCGATGCGTAGAACAGAAAGGATTTCAGTATCAACAGTTACGTGCGAAAAAATGGGGAAAATCGTACAAATATATCTTTACTTTTATTGGTACAATGCTTGCTAGTATTGTTGAGTCCCTCTTTGTGATGAGAAAATTTAATCCTGATATTGTGGTTGGTTTGGGTGGATATGTATCCGTTGCTCCAATTGTTGCTGCAAAATTACTCGGTATTCCATCCGTGTTACTTGAACAAAATGTAATTCCCGGGAAGGCAAATCGGTTTTTGGCTAGATGGGTTGATGAGGTGTATTGTCATTGGCGTGGACCGATCAAATGGTTTAACAAAGCAAAAGTTGTCAGGGTAACAGGGACGCCAATTCGGAAGGATATCTTATTTAGCAAAAGGAGTCGTTCCGCCGAGAAATTTGGGCTAAGTTCTTCTAAAAAAACAATACTGATCATGGGCGGGAGTCAGGGTGCACAGGCGATCAATGAGGTCATAGTAAAAAGTTTGCCTAAATTAGAGACGTTGTCTGATGACTTACAGATAATCCATTGCACGGGTGATTATGGGTATGAGGCAGCAAAGGCGGCATATGCACAAACGAAGATTGATGCATTTGTTTGTAGTTTCCTGGATGATATGGGTGCCGCTTTCAGTATGACAGACATAATTGTTTGTAGAGCGGGTGCCACGACGATTGCAGAGATTACCGCAATCGGTATTCCCGCCATATTAATACCCTACCCGCACGCTACGGATAATCATCAATACTGGAATGCAATGGAATTGGTAAGCAATGGGGGAGGGTATTTAGTACAACAGCTTGACTTGACACCTGAAAAAATTGCAGAGCTTGTTACCGATCTTTTTTATAATAAAGAGAAGTATGACAGGATGAAGATGTTTAACAGGGGAATGGGGATTCCGAATGCGTCCGTAAATGTTGTTGATAATATATGCAGGGTGATTGGTCTTAAAAGTACTCAATTTGCGCTGATTGTTGGCTAA
- the ftsW gene encoding putative lipid II flippase FtsW, whose product MKPWHFVIYVVVALLGFSIVTVYSTDMATVGSGGNGYQFMKHLLWILVSSLLLMTMSLVDYHYLQKLSIPILVISLILLSLVLLPGIGTVTNGARRWIRFNHILGIQPSEFAKLAVIIFISGYIAKNHSRMSEFKCGFIVPIGVTALTSALVMKEPDFGTAAFIAILSLIMLIVGGTRIIFICFTSIAFVPFIHKMLFEVSYRKDRLTAFLDPWKDPSGTGYHIIQSWIALGSGGLTGLGIGGSKQKLFFLPESNSDFIFTILGEEFGFLGVIAVIALFLLLLWQGLRIVHRTRDMFGFFLGLGITVMFGLQAIINIAVVSGIVPTKGIPLPFVSSGGSSLLFSMIGIGILVNVARQSVTGETSSLPVDGAETSEDTMDGLSLARVWHKIMSSVASFSWR is encoded by the coding sequence GTGAAACCATGGCATTTTGTCATATATGTCGTCGTTGCTCTATTGGGATTTAGTATTGTTACGGTGTATAGTACAGATATGGCAACTGTAGGATCAGGTGGAAATGGTTATCAATTCATGAAGCATCTTTTGTGGATACTCGTAAGCTCTCTGTTGCTGATGACAATGTCATTGGTAGATTATCATTATCTGCAGAAATTGAGCATTCCCATTCTTGTTATCTCCCTCATCCTTCTTTCGCTCGTGTTATTGCCGGGAATAGGCACGGTTACTAACGGCGCCCGCAGATGGATTCGGTTCAATCACATTTTGGGTATTCAGCCCTCTGAATTTGCAAAGTTGGCGGTTATCATATTTATTTCGGGTTACATTGCAAAAAATCATAGTCGCATGTCTGAATTCAAGTGTGGTTTCATAGTGCCCATTGGTGTCACAGCGTTAACAAGTGCACTTGTGATGAAGGAACCAGATTTTGGGACTGCTGCATTCATTGCAATACTGTCTTTAATTATGCTGATTGTTGGGGGAACCAGAATTATTTTTATCTGTTTTACTTCCATAGCTTTTGTGCCATTTATACACAAAATGTTATTTGAGGTCTCGTACAGAAAAGATAGATTGACGGCCTTTCTCGATCCATGGAAAGACCCCTCTGGAACGGGGTATCATATAATTCAGTCGTGGATTGCCCTTGGTTCTGGTGGTTTGACAGGATTAGGGATTGGGGGCAGTAAACAAAAACTCTTTTTTTTACCGGAAAGCAATAGTGATTTTATATTTACCATTTTGGGTGAAGAGTTTGGTTTTCTCGGAGTAATAGCTGTTATAGCCCTCTTTTTACTATTACTATGGCAGGGACTCAGAATTGTACATAGAACCAGAGATATGTTTGGGTTTTTTTTGGGGCTTGGGATTACCGTAATGTTTGGATTACAGGCAATTATTAACATTGCGGTCGTCTCCGGCATTGTGCCAACGAAAGGTATTCCCTTGCCTTTTGTTAGTTCGGGCGGCTCTTCGTTGCTATTCTCAATGATAGGAATTGGCATATTGGTTAATGTTGCAAGACAGTCTGTAACAGGAGAAACATCGAGTTTGCCAGTTGATGGGGCAGAGACTTCGGAAGATACAATGGATGGACTATCACTTGCGAGAGTTTGGCATAAGATTATGTCGAGTGTAGCCAGTTTTTCCTGGCGATAG